A DNA window from Equus przewalskii isolate Varuska chromosome 12, EquPr2, whole genome shotgun sequence contains the following coding sequences:
- the SPNS1 gene encoding protein spinster homolog 1, with translation MSGSDTAPFLSQADDTDDGLLPGTPGLPGAPGNPKSEDPEVPDREGLQRITGLSSGRSALIVAVLCYINLLNYMDRFTVAGVLPDIEQFFNIGDSSSGLIQTVFISSYMVLAPVFGYLGDRYNRKYLMCGGIAFWSLVTLGSSFIPRERFWLLLLTRGLVGVGEASYSTIAPTLIADLFVADQRSRMLSVFYFAIPVGSGLGYIAGSKVKDVAGDWHWALRVTPGLGVVAVLLLFLVVREPPRGAVERHLDSPPLNPTSWWADLRALARNPSFILSSLGFTAVAFVTGSLALWAPAFLLRSRVVLGETPPCLPGDSCSSSDSLIFGLITCLTGVLGVGLGVEVSRRLRRSNPRADPLVCAAGLLGSAPFLFLSLACARGSIVATYIFIFVGETLLSMNWAIVADILLYVVIPTRRSTAEAFQIVLSHLLGDAGSPYLIGLISDRLRRRWPPSFLSEFRALQFSLMLCAFVGALGGAAFLGTAIFIEGDRQRAHLHVQGLLREAGPTDDRIVVPQRGRSTRVPVSSVLI, from the exons ATGTCCGGGTCCGACACCGCGCCCTTCCTGAGCCAGGCGGATGACACGGACGACGGGCTGCTTCCCGGCACCCCTGGGTTACCGGGGGCCCCGGGGAACCCGAAGTCCGAGGATCCCGAGGTCCCGGACCGGGAGGGGCTGCAGCGCATCACGGGCTTGTCTTCGGGCCGCTCGGCTCTCATAGTGGCCGTGCTGTGCTACATCAACCTTCTCAACTACATGGACCGCTTCACCGTGGCTG GCGTCCTTCCAGACATCGAGCAGTTCTTCAACATTGGAGACAGTAGCTCGGGCCTCATCCAGACCG TGTTCATCTCCAGTTACATGGTGTTGGCGCCTGTGTTTGGCTACCTGGGTGACAGGTACAATCGGAAGTACCTCATGTGCGGGGGCATTGCCTTCTGGTCCCTGGTGACACTGGGGTCGTCCTTCATCCCCAGAGAG CGATTCTGGCTGCTTCTTCTGACCCGGGGCCTAGTGGGGGTCGGGGAGGCCAGTTACTCCACCATCGCACCCACTCTCATCGCTGACCTCTTCGTGGCGGACCAGCGGAGTCGGATGCTCAGCGTCTTCTACTTCGCCATCCCAGTGGGCAG tGGGCTGGGTTATATTGCAGGTTCCAAAGTGAAGGATGTGGCTGGTGACTGGCACTGGGCTCTGAGG GTGACACCAGGTCTAGGAGTGGTGGCTGTTCTGCTGCTGTTCCTGGTAGTACGGGAGCCGCCAAGAGGGGCTGTGGAGCGCCACTTGGACTCACCACCCTTAAACCCCACCTCGTGGTGGGCGGATCTGAGGGCTCTGGCAAGAAA CCCTAGTTTCATCCTGTCTTCCCTGGGCTTCACTGCTGTGGCCTTTGTCACGGGCTCCCTGGCTCTCTGGGCTCCTGCGTTCTTGCTGCGTTCCCGTGTGGTCTTGGGGGAGACCCCACCCTGCCTTCCTGGAgactcctgctcttcctctgacAG cctcatCTTCGGGCTCATCACCTGCCTGACTGgggtcctgggtgtgggcctGGGTGTGGAGGTCAGCCGCCGCCTCCGCCGCTCCAACCCCCGGGCTGACCCACTCGTCTGTGCTGCTGGCCTCCTGGGCTCCGcacccttcctcttcctctctcttgcctGTGCCCGTGGTAGCATCGTGGCCACCTAT ATTTTCATCTTTGTTGGAGAGACACTGCTGTCCATGAACTGGGCCATTGTGGCTGACATTCTGCTG taCGTGGTGATCCCCACACGACGTTCTACCGCCGAGGCCTTCCAGATTGTGCTGTCCCACCTGCTGGGTGATGCTGGGAGCCCCTACCTCATTGGCCTG ATCTCCGACCGCCTCCGCCGGCGCTGGCCACCCTCCTTCTTGTCCGAGTTCCGGGCCCTGCAGTTCTCGCTCATGCTGTGCGCCTTCGTCGGGGCGCTGGGTGGTGCAGCCTTCCTGGGCACTGCCATCTTCATTGAGGGTGACCGTCAGCGAGCCCACTTGCATGTGCAGG GTCTGCTACGTGAGGCAGGGCCCACAGATGACCGTATTGTGGTGCCCCAGCGAGGCCGCTCCACCCGGGTACCTGTGTCCAGTGTGCTCATCTGA